GGTTTCCGAAACCTATGCGGAGACGATGTTTGACAATATCGGCGAACTGGCCGATGGTCTCGGTCAGGCGAGTGAAGGTGCTGCGGACTTGAACGATGGTGCGGTCAAGCTTAAGGATGGCAGCCAGGAGCTTTATGATAATCTATCCGTGCTCGCTAGCAAGTCGATTGAGTTCAATCAGGGAATGAACTCCGCTGATTCCGGTGCGAAAGAATTGGCAAATGGAGCAGGAAAGCTAGCTGATGGACTTGGTCAATTGGAGGAAGGAGAAACGAAGCTTGAAAATGCTTCAGGCCAACTTCTTACAGGCCAGAAAGATTTACAGGCAGGAGCTTCAGAAGTAAAAGCTGGTTTAGAGCAGGCAAACAGCAAGATACCAGCATTAATTGAAGGTACTAAACAAATTGAACAGGGTTCCGAGAGTCTCGGCCAAAACCTGACAGCCTGGAAAAGCGGGGCTGAAAATGCAGCTGGCGGAGCGGCACAACTTCATGCCGGCATTCAAGAACTGCAAAAACAAATGGAGGCGATGGCGCCTTTATTGAGTGCCTACCCTGATAAACAAAAAGAGCTTGCCGCAGCGCTTGCTAAACTCGAAGCTGGCAGTGCAGGTCTTGAGAATGGGACAGCGCAACTTTCAGATTCAGCAGGTAAACTGGCTGCAGGATCTGGGGAATTATCAGTAGGCTTGAATAAAGTCATTGATGGCCAGGGTGAGCTCCAGCAGGGAATCTCGAAACTTGCAGCGGGCAGCGGGCAAGTAGAAGGTGGTGCTGCGAAACTGGCGGCAGGCCAGGAAGAATTTCATTCAGGTCTACAGCAGTTCGGTGACAAGCTGAGTGAAGCGAAAGCTGGTTCTGTTGAGCTGGCAAATGGAAGTTCCAAGCTTGTCGGCGGAATGGACCAGCTGGCAGCGGGATCTGCAGCCATGACGGACGGAGCAGACAAACTGGCATCTGGTGCCGGAGAATTGTCTGAAGGAAACACAAAGGTAGCGGCTGGTACATCCGAGCTTGCTGAAAAACTGAAGGATGGAGCAGAAGAAGCAAAGGTGAATCCAAATCAGGATACCTATAATATGCTTGCTGCGCCAGTAAAGCTAGCAAATGAAAGCTTCAGCTCAGTTCCGAACTACGGAACAGGATTTGCACCATACTTCTTATCTCTTGGCTTATTTGTCGGTGCGTTGCTGCTTTCGATTGTATTCCCATTAAGGGAACCAGCCGGAGTTCCTTCAAGCGGTGCAAGCTGGTTTTTCAGTAAATTCAGCATCCTGGCCGGAATAGGCATATTACAGGCACTTGCAGCCGATGCCATCCTTCTTATGGGGCTGGGTCTTGATGTACAAAGCGTTCCTTTATTCGTGGTGTTCTCCATTATCACAAGCCTGACTTTTATTGCATTGATCCAGTTCCTTGTGACATTGTTAGGAGATCCGGGCCGTTTTGTTGCAATCGTCATCCTGATTTTGCAGCTTACGACAAGCGCAGGAACATTCCCATTGGAGTTAATTCCAGGATTCCTGCAAAAGTTTAATGCATATTTGCCTATGACCTATTCAGTACAAGGTTTCAAAGCTGTCATCTCAAGCGGGGATTTCAGTTTCATGTGGCAAAATGCAGGGATTTTAGCTGGGTATATTTTATTCCTGGCAGCAGGTACAGCATTCTATTTCCATTGGATGTTCAAGAGGAAATTCACCGTATTAGCAGTAAAATAAAAAAGGAAGCCAGCTCTTAAAATAAGGAGCTGGCTTTTCATTTGCAGTTGATCACTGCGGGAAAGGGATTGTATTACACCCGGAAAACCGGGGAAGGAAAACGAGATTTAAAACCTTCCAGGATCCATGCATCCGTCGCATTTGTTTCCATAACATTCATGCTGTTCATCAATCGTTTCTCCACACTCGATACATTGCTTTTTTGGTAAATTACGAAAGAATTCTACGACATTTTCAATCATGCTGTTCCCTCCATTTGTGTTGTTGTTTTGGTACAGACTTATTATTTACTTTATTGTATTATAACAGAATAAAAGACGTCAATCATAATTTTCTGAAAAAACGGTTCAAGTGAAAAAATGGGCAAAATGAAGTATAGTGAAGGCAAAAGCATAATAAGGAGGAATCTGATTGAAGCTGACTATCGTAGGATTCTGGGGCGGATATCCTAAAGTGAATGAAGCAAGCACTGGATACTTACTTGAGCATGAAGGTTTTAAGCTCATGATAGATTTTGGCAGCGGCGTACTCGCAAAGCTCCAGAATTTCGTGCAGCCTGAAGAACTGGATGCAATGGTGCTGTCACACTATCATCCTGACCATGTTGCCGACATAGGTGTACTGCAGCATGCCCGCCTGATTCAGGGTTTTCTTGGCAGGAAGTCACCGCAGCTGCCGATTTACGGTCACACACAGGACAAGCAGGAATTCGCAAAACTTACATATAAGAACATCACAAAGGGAGTGGCCTACAATCCTGCAAAAAAGCTTGAGATTGGCCCTTTTACCATCTCATTTATCCCTGCAGTCCATCCGGTCCCATGTTACGCAATGCGGATTGAAGCTGGCGGCAAGTCCTTGGTGTATACAGCAGATACTTCCTTTAAGGAGGAATTTATTTCATTCGCTTCTGGAACAGACTTATTGCTTTCAGAATGCAATTTTTATGGTAACCAGGACGGCAAGGGTGCAGGACATATGAACAGCTATGATAATGGAAAGCTCGCTGACCAGGCCGGAGTTAGGCAGCTTGTCCTGACTCACCTGCCCCATTACGGTGAAATCGATCAACTCGTATCCGAGGCTTCGACACTATTTTCCGGCCCGATTATCCTGGCCAGGGAAGGGCTTGAAATAACCTTATAAAGGAGAATCAACCATGTTATTTATTGATAATAAAGGAATCACGGATCCTAGGATCAACCTCGCAATTGAAGAATATGCCTTGAAAAATCTTGATATCAATGAAACCTACCTGCTTTTTTATATAAACGAACCATCCATCATCATTGGAAAGAACCAGAATACAATTGAAGAAATTAATACCGAATATGTCGAAAAGAATGGCATTCATGTGGTCCGCCGGTTATCCGGGGGTGGAGCCGTGTACCACGACCTTGGCAATTTGAATTTCAGCTTTATCACGAAGGATGACGGAGACAGCTTCCATAATTTCAGAAAGTTTACCGAGCCAGTGGTGAACGCACTTAGGAAAATGGGAGTAGACGCGGAATTAAGCGGCAGGAATGACTTGTTGGCAGAAGGCAGAAAGATATCCGGAAACGCGCAATTTTCAACAAGAGGGCGGATGTTCAGCCATGGCACCTTATTATTTGATTCAGAGATTGAAAACGTCGTTTCGGCACTTAACGTAAAAAAGGACAAAATAGAATCGAAAGGAATCAAATCAATCCGCAGCCGAGTCGCGAATATTTCCGAGTTCCTTTCAAATAAAGTGACAATTGAGGAATTTCGCTCCCTTCTGTTAAAAAATATCTTTGAAGGGCTGGATGAAATTCCTGAGTACGTCCTAACGGAAAAGGACTGGGAAAATATCCATGAACTTTCAAAAGAAAGATATCAGAATTGGGATTGGAATTACGGCAAATCGCCTAAATTCAACCTGCAGCATTCCCATCGCTTCCCGGTTGGCCAGATTGATGTCCGATTTGAGGTCAACAAGGGAATCATCGATCATTGCAAAATCTATGGAGATTTCTTTGGTGTAGGCGATGTCACTGTGATCGAGGACAAGCTGACAGGCATAAAATACGAGAAATCCCAGATTGTCATTGCGATGGAAGATGTGGACATCAAACATTATTTCGGAAATATTTCTAAAGAAGACTTTATTAACTTAATATATTAACTTTTAAAACGCGGTGTTGATACACCGCGTTTTCTGTTAAAGAAATATAAATTGTTAGAATTTCGGCATATTTTCCTTGAATCCATAATTTTCTTTCAATATAATATATTTAGAAAACTTTCTATAAAGTTTGGTGATTGAGTTCACCGCAAAGGGGGAAGGGAGTTATATGAATCTTTCATCACAGCTTCATCACACTGCCTCAATGCTGGGCGAAAAGCCGGCATATTTTTTCATGGACAAAGCTAGTACCTATGCTGAACTGGATGCTGCCGTCACGAAGTTTGCATCTGGCCTTGAAAAATTAGGGGTAAAAAAGGGCGATCATATTGCCTTGCTGCTAGGAAACTCTCCACATTTTGTCATCAGTTTGTACGGAGCGCTAAGACTCGGTGCAACAGTCATTCCCATCAATCCAATTTACACCGCAGATGAAATCGGCTATATCCTGAACAATGGTGATGTGAAAGTTGTCGTCGGTCTAGACATGATGCTGCCACTCGCCGAAAAAATGCATCAGCACCTGCCGAAGGTCGAATACTTTGTCATTGCTGAGACTGGCCAAAACCAGATGTCTGAAGAAGAAATGTCCAAGCTTACTTTAGGGTCAAAATTGAAACCGTTTACACATGTCGTTGGTTCCGGAGACCTTGGCTATAAAGGTCCTGAGTTAAATGAAGACGATATTGCAATCATTCTTTATACATCCGGAACGACTGGAAAGCCTAAGGGTGCTATGCTTACCCATAAAAATCTTTACAGCAATGCTAAAGATGTAAGCGATTACCTAAAGATGAACGAAGATGACAGGGTGATTACTGCTCTGCCGATGTTCCATGTCTTCTGCTTGACCGTTGCCCTTAATGCCCCTTTGATGAATGGCGGGACATTGTTGATCGTCCCTAGATTCAGCCCGGCAGAAGTGTTCCGGATTGCCAGGGAGTACGAGGCTTCTGTATTTGCAGGCGTGCCGACCATGTATAATTTCCTTTTCCAATATCCAGAAGGAAATCCAGATGATCTTAAGTCATTAAGACTGTGTATTTCTGGAGGTGCTTCACTTCCGGTTGCTCTGCTTCAGAATTTCGAGCGAAAATTCAATGTCATGGTCTCTGAAGGATATGGCTTATCAGAAGCTGCTCCGGTCACATGCTTCAATCCGCTTGACCGCCCGCGCAAACCTGGTTCAATCGGAACATCAATCGTGAATGTTGAAAACAAGGTCGTCAATGAAATGGGAGAGGAAGTGGCCCCAGGAGAAGTTGGCGAATTGATCGTCCAAGGTCCGAACGTAATGGCAGGTTACTACAAGATGCCGGAAGAGACAGCTGCAATTATCAAGGATGGCTGGCTTTATACTGGTGACCTTGCCCGCATGGATGAAGAAGGATATTTTTACATCGTTGACCGCAAGAAGGACTTGATTCTTGTTGGCGGATACAATGTATACCCGCGTGAAGTTGAGGAAGTACTATACAATCATCCAGACGTAGTCGAAGTGGCTGTTCTCGGTGTTCCAGACCCTAACTTTGGCGAAGCAGTCAGATGCTATGTTGTCAGCAAAAACCCTGAGCTGACAGAAGGACATCTGCTAGAGTACTGCCGTGAGCACCTGGCAAAATACAAGGTGCCAGGAGCGATTGAATTCCTTAAAGAACTCCCGAAAAATACAACCGGGAAAATTTTAAGACGAGCATTGAAAAACCAGGTTCTGCAAGGTTAATAATCTTTACGATAAGAGGCAGGCGCCCTTGCCTGCCTCTATTTTTGCGTTAGGCAGGAATTTTATTCTTTTGGCTAGAATGTCATTGGAGAAGGAGTTGAACTTGATGGGGAATATTGATTTTCAATTAGACGGACATGTAGCAATTGTGACACTGAATCGCCCAGACGCTTTGAATGCTTTTAATTATGAGACGCTGGGAGAAATGCAGCAGGTTATTGAAGAAATAAGGACAAACCGTGATACGAGGGTGGTCATTTTTACCGGAGCAGGTGAAAAAGCATTTAGTGTAGGGGCTGACCTAAAAGAACGCCGCACACTGTCTGATACAGAAGTGAAGCGGAATATCTATAAAATCGGTGAGGTATTCACGATGGTGGACCAGCTTCCACAGCCTACAATTGCGGCGATCAATGGATTTGCCTTCGGAGGCGGAATGGAGCTCGCTTTGGCTTGTGATTTCCGTGTTGCCGCAGCAGGAACACAGATGGGATTGACGGAAACGAGCCTGGCAATCATCCCTGGAGCGGGAGGAACACAGCGGCTGCCAAGGCTGATCGGACAGGCAAAGGCACTTGAACTGATTTTGACAGCACGCCGGCTGAAAGCAGAGGAAGCTCTCGATTATGGCCTTGTCACCGCAGTAGTCAAAAAAGAAAGCTTGCTTGATGAATGTATGAAATTTGCCGACATGATGCTCGCAAACGGACCGGTGGCCCTGCAGCAGGCTAAGTATGCGGTAAAGCAGGGAATGAACGCAGATTTGCAGACAGGACTGCAATTAGAGCGCAAAGCCTACGAAGTCACTATCCCGACCGAAGACCGGCTCGAAGCACTGGCAGCATTCAGTGAGAAACGGAAGCCAAATTTTAAAGGAAAGTAACCGAACACGGCGACAGCCGTGTTTTTTTGTGGAAAGCTAGAAGAGCCCCATTCGCGTATCGACCGCCAGCGGATAATTCCAATATATCGCCCATATTTGGCAATATATCAGTGGATTTTCAATTACATCGCCCACATTTGGCAATATATCAGTGGCTTTTCAATTATTATATCGCCCACATTTGGCAATATATCAGTGGATTTTTCTATTATATCGCCCACATTTGGCAATATATCAGTGGCTTTTCAATTATTATATCGCCCACATTTGGCAATATATCAGTGGATTTTCTATTATATCGCCCACATTTGGCAATATATCAGCGGTTCTTCAAATATATCCGCCTACATTTAAAAATATATCGACCATCTGTGCATTCTGAAGAACGCTGCCCATGCAATTTATTTTTCCAAAGTATTTCGGCAAAAGAAATACTTTTCCAAGGTGCTGGAAGTATGTATAATATATTTTAATTGATTAAAGGATTTATTTTTACATAGTAATAGAAAGGCGGGAAGCTCGTGGAAAGTACATTGGCTGTTAAGCAGGCGACAGATTTTAAAAAAGGGATTCAATCAGGCATCAGCATTGCGATAGGTTATATGCCGATTGCGCTAACCTTTGGCTTGATCGCCAAGACAACCGGACTTGCACTCAGTGAGACAGTTATGATGAGCATGCTTGTGTTCGCTGGTGCCGCACAATACATTTCCTTAAGCCTCCTGGCGCAGGGAATCGGCATATTTGAAATTATTCTTACTACCTTTATCGTGAATATTCGCCATTTCCTTATGTCGGCTTCCTTGAATGAAAAGGCTGAAGAGGACACGATTGGGACGAGGATGGGTTACTCCTTCGGGATTACCGACGAGACGTTTTCGGTTGCAGCCACGCGGGAAGGTACTGTCAACGCCGGGTTTATGTTCGGCTTGAATCTCACTGCCTACTCAAGCTGGGTCGCCTTTTCAGGGCTAGGGTATCTCGTTGGTGCCGGATTGCCGGAAACCCTGCAGGAAAGCATGTCAGTGGCATTATATGCGATGTTTGTTGGCTTATTGGTTCCATCGATGAAAACCAATGTAAAGGTAGTCTACCTTGCTGTACTTGCTGCTGCGTTCAACTCCATTTTCACGATGGCTGAACTGATGTCAACAGGATGGGCCATTGTTCTGGCAACTTTATTATCAGCCATTCTTGTGGAAGCTGTAGAAACATTCAAGAAGGGCAGGAGGGCAAATACGAATGAGTAATGAAATCATCATTATGATCATTGGCATGGCTGTCGTAACCTACATTCCGAGGATGCTTCCTTTCGTGATGTTCCGCGGAAAAGAACTCCCCCCTTTCCTGCAGGGTGTTCTGAAGAATGTCCCATACGCCACACTCGGTGCGCTGATCTTCCCGGCGATCCTGTTTATCCAGGAAGACATCTGGTATGGTCTTGTGGGTGCAGCGGCCGCCTTTATCGTTGCATTTATGGGGGCGAATGTGATTTTGGTGGTTATTGGTTCCATATCAGTTTTGACCCTATATTCTTATTTTTTCTAGATCTGCCCGCAGGTGCAGGTCTTTTTTTATTAGTCAATATAATTGATGCAGCCGTACTTTTAGTGATTTGTGGACTCTACCCCGAAAGAACAACGAATTTTTACAGGGCCATTTTTTAAAAAAGGGTTGTAGATTTAGAAAAATAAAGAAATGTTGACAAGATGGTTGAATAGATTATAATTAACTTTATTAAATCCGACTAAACTAATATGTATTATGAGAATAGGGTGATTAACTTGTTTATAGAGATCAACAATGTGCAAAAACAGTATGCAGACAAAAATAATCACCAAGTTGATATATTAAAAGATATTAATCTTGGAGTGGATAAAGGGGAGTTTGTTTCAATTCTTGGTCCTTCAGGATGCGGTAAATCTACGCTTTTATCAATTGTTGCTGGTCTGACTCCGGCAACTGGCGGAGAAATCTTGGTTTCTGGAAAGCGAATTGACAAGCCAGGAAAAGACAGAGGGATGGTGTTCCAGCAGGCAGCGTTATTCCCATGGCTGAATGTACTTGAAAATGTAATTTTTCCTTTGAAGAAGGAAATGCCAAAGAAACAGGCAGAAGAGGAAGCAAAGAAATATTTGCAGATGGTCCAGCTCAGCAATTATCTTTCTCATTATCCTCATGAGCTGTCAGGCGGTATGCAGCAGCGAGTGGCGATTTCCAGGGCGCTTGCGATGAACCCTGACATACTCTTGATGGATGAACCATTTGGGGCGCTTGATGAACAAACGCGTTCGCGTCTTCACGATCAATTGGAGACAATCTGGTCAGAAACGCAAAAAACGATTTTATTCGTAACACACAGCATCTCTGAATCCATTAAGCTATCAGACCGGATTGTTGTTATGGGAACCAAGCCAGGTGTAATTCTGAAGGATATTAAAGTGGACATTCCAAGGCCGCGTCATGAGCATAAAAGAGAAATGGTGGAACTTGAAGAGTATATTATGGGCTTCCTGAAGAAGGAGATTGACAAAGTCATCAGGGAGGAGCTTGCACATGAATCCTAACATTAAAAGAATCATATTTTTCACAGCCCTAATCGCTTTCTGGTATACAGGGAGCAAGCTTGAATGGTGGCTGCCGATCATCCTTCCAGCCCCTGAAAAGGTCCTTGAAGCTCTTATAACAGGATTCCAGGATAAAACACTTATTTATGACTTGATTGCCAGTTTCAAACGTCTTGCTATGGGGCTCGGTCTCTCCCTGGTAATAGGCACAGGGCTTGGTGTCCTGCTCGCAAAATCCAAAACGGCGGATGAGACTCTCGGGACATTGGTGCTCGCGCTGCAAAGCGTACCAAGTATCATATGGCTTCCGCTTGCGATCATGTGGTTCGGGATGAATGAGAAGGCCGTCATTTTTGTCGTAGTTCTCGGAGGAACATTCGTCATGACTCTTAATATCAGAGTGGGCATAAAGAATGTTTCACCTTTATTTATTAAGGCAGCAAAAACAATGGGGGTAAATGGCTGGGACTTATACACAAGAGTGATTTTCCCCGCAGCAATTCCTTATGTCGTAACAGGATCAAGACTTGCATGGGCTTTTGCCTGGAGAGCCTTGATGGCCGGGGAACTGTTAAGCACTGGCCCAGGACTTGGCTACACACTCCGTTATGCATCGGACTTCGGGGACATGGCTCTTGTTATTGGCGTTATGATCATTATTGGCGTTATCGGAACAATCGTAGACCAGCTTATTTTCCAGCGTATCGAAAAATCGGTTCTCAATCGCTGGGGACTTGAATCATAAAAAACAGGAGGAAATCACATGAAAAAAGCTTCGATATTTTTAGCGTTTTTAATGACATTAACTCTGCTTCTTGCAGGCTGCGGTACAGGAGGAGGAGCTTCCAAAACGGCAGGTAAAAAGGAGAAAATCGTCATCGGTTACTTCCCGAACATTAACCACGTACCTGCCATGGTCGCAAAAGACAAAGGCTATTTTGAGCAGCAGCTTGGCGATGGGACAACAATTGAGTATAAGACATTTGCTGAAGGCGGTTCATTCATGACTGCTTTGAAAACAGGTGAAATCGATGCAGGTCTTGTAGGTCCGGGACCAGCTATGAATAACTACTCAACCGGAGCAGACGTTAAGATCATTGCTGGAGCATCCACTGGAGGAACAGTTGTATTGGCAAGAAAGGGAGTCAAGATTGATTCGGTTGATGACTTCGCAGGAAAGACTTTTATTACCCCTGGAGTTGGCTGTACACACGATGTTCAGTATGAAACCTATCTTGAAGCAGAGGGAATCACTTCCCAGCGTATTGGCGGAACAATGAAGCACCTTACTGGCCAGCCTGCACAGTATGCAGCCATGCTTAAATCAGGCAAGGTTGATATCGCTGTCGCACCAGAGCCATGGGCAGCTGTAATTGAAAA
The nucleotide sequence above comes from Mesobacillus jeotgali. Encoded proteins:
- a CDS encoding YhgE/Pip domain-containing protein, with amino-acid sequence MKNKLFTQELLAIFRNKKLLIPIIAVLFIPVLYSGMFLWAFWDPYEHLSDLPVAVANSDAGSTIDGKRLELGNDLVEKLKESQDFGFEFVSEEEGEKGLEQQKYYMLIKIPKDFSENATTLMDEHPEKLELVYMPNESFNFLSAQIGGTAAEKIKASVSEKVSETYAETMFDNIGELADGLGQASEGAADLNDGAVKLKDGSQELYDNLSVLASKSIEFNQGMNSADSGAKELANGAGKLADGLGQLEEGETKLENASGQLLTGQKDLQAGASEVKAGLEQANSKIPALIEGTKQIEQGSESLGQNLTAWKSGAENAAGGAAQLHAGIQELQKQMEAMAPLLSAYPDKQKELAAALAKLEAGSAGLENGTAQLSDSAGKLAAGSGELSVGLNKVIDGQGELQQGISKLAAGSGQVEGGAAKLAAGQEEFHSGLQQFGDKLSEAKAGSVELANGSSKLVGGMDQLAAGSAAMTDGADKLASGAGELSEGNTKVAAGTSELAEKLKDGAEEAKVNPNQDTYNMLAAPVKLANESFSSVPNYGTGFAPYFLSLGLFVGALLLSIVFPLREPAGVPSSGASWFFSKFSILAGIGILQALAADAILLMGLGLDVQSVPLFVVFSIITSLTFIALIQFLVTLLGDPGRFVAIVILILQLTTSAGTFPLELIPGFLQKFNAYLPMTYSVQGFKAVISSGDFSFMWQNAGILAGYILFLAAGTAFYFHWMFKRKFTVLAVK
- the yhfH gene encoding protein YhfH, with translation MIENVVEFFRNLPKKQCIECGETIDEQHECYGNKCDGCMDPGRF
- a CDS encoding MBL fold metallo-hydrolase; protein product: MKLTIVGFWGGYPKVNEASTGYLLEHEGFKLMIDFGSGVLAKLQNFVQPEELDAMVLSHYHPDHVADIGVLQHARLIQGFLGRKSPQLPIYGHTQDKQEFAKLTYKNITKGVAYNPAKKLEIGPFTISFIPAVHPVPCYAMRIEAGGKSLVYTADTSFKEEFISFASGTDLLLSECNFYGNQDGKGAGHMNSYDNGKLADQAGVRQLVLTHLPHYGEIDQLVSEASTLFSGPIILAREGLEITL
- a CDS encoding lipoate--protein ligase — translated: MLFIDNKGITDPRINLAIEEYALKNLDINETYLLFYINEPSIIIGKNQNTIEEINTEYVEKNGIHVVRRLSGGGAVYHDLGNLNFSFITKDDGDSFHNFRKFTEPVVNALRKMGVDAELSGRNDLLAEGRKISGNAQFSTRGRMFSHGTLLFDSEIENVVSALNVKKDKIESKGIKSIRSRVANISEFLSNKVTIEEFRSLLLKNIFEGLDEIPEYVLTEKDWENIHELSKERYQNWDWNYGKSPKFNLQHSHRFPVGQIDVRFEVNKGIIDHCKIYGDFFGVGDVTVIEDKLTGIKYEKSQIVIAMEDVDIKHYFGNISKEDFINLIY
- a CDS encoding fatty acid--CoA ligase family protein, whose product is MNLSSQLHHTASMLGEKPAYFFMDKASTYAELDAAVTKFASGLEKLGVKKGDHIALLLGNSPHFVISLYGALRLGATVIPINPIYTADEIGYILNNGDVKVVVGLDMMLPLAEKMHQHLPKVEYFVIAETGQNQMSEEEMSKLTLGSKLKPFTHVVGSGDLGYKGPELNEDDIAIILYTSGTTGKPKGAMLTHKNLYSNAKDVSDYLKMNEDDRVITALPMFHVFCLTVALNAPLMNGGTLLIVPRFSPAEVFRIAREYEASVFAGVPTMYNFLFQYPEGNPDDLKSLRLCISGGASLPVALLQNFERKFNVMVSEGYGLSEAAPVTCFNPLDRPRKPGSIGTSIVNVENKVVNEMGEEVAPGEVGELIVQGPNVMAGYYKMPEETAAIIKDGWLYTGDLARMDEEGYFYIVDRKKDLILVGGYNVYPREVEEVLYNHPDVVEVAVLGVPDPNFGEAVRCYVVSKNPELTEGHLLEYCREHLAKYKVPGAIEFLKELPKNTTGKILRRALKNQVLQG
- a CDS encoding enoyl-CoA hydratase-related protein, with product MGNIDFQLDGHVAIVTLNRPDALNAFNYETLGEMQQVIEEIRTNRDTRVVIFTGAGEKAFSVGADLKERRTLSDTEVKRNIYKIGEVFTMVDQLPQPTIAAINGFAFGGGMELALACDFRVAAAGTQMGLTETSLAIIPGAGGTQRLPRLIGQAKALELILTARRLKAEEALDYGLVTAVVKKESLLDECMKFADMMLANGPVALQQAKYAVKQGMNADLQTGLQLERKAYEVTIPTEDRLEALAAFSEKRKPNFKGK
- a CDS encoding AzlC family ABC transporter permease yields the protein MESTLAVKQATDFKKGIQSGISIAIGYMPIALTFGLIAKTTGLALSETVMMSMLVFAGAAQYISLSLLAQGIGIFEIILTTFIVNIRHFLMSASLNEKAEEDTIGTRMGYSFGITDETFSVAATREGTVNAGFMFGLNLTAYSSWVAFSGLGYLVGAGLPETLQESMSVALYAMFVGLLVPSMKTNVKVVYLAVLAAAFNSIFTMAELMSTGWAIVLATLLSAILVEAVETFKKGRRANTNE
- a CDS encoding AzlD domain-containing protein, whose product is MSNEIIIMIIGMAVVTYIPRMLPFVMFRGKELPPFLQGVLKNVPYATLGALIFPAILFIQEDIWYGLVGAAAAFIVAFMGANVILVVIGSISVLTLYSYFF
- a CDS encoding ABC transporter ATP-binding protein, coding for MFIEINNVQKQYADKNNHQVDILKDINLGVDKGEFVSILGPSGCGKSTLLSIVAGLTPATGGEILVSGKRIDKPGKDRGMVFQQAALFPWLNVLENVIFPLKKEMPKKQAEEEAKKYLQMVQLSNYLSHYPHELSGGMQQRVAISRALAMNPDILLMDEPFGALDEQTRSRLHDQLETIWSETQKTILFVTHSISESIKLSDRIVVMGTKPGVILKDIKVDIPRPRHEHKREMVELEEYIMGFLKKEIDKVIREELAHES
- a CDS encoding ABC transporter permease, which translates into the protein MNPNIKRIIFFTALIAFWYTGSKLEWWLPIILPAPEKVLEALITGFQDKTLIYDLIASFKRLAMGLGLSLVIGTGLGVLLAKSKTADETLGTLVLALQSVPSIIWLPLAIMWFGMNEKAVIFVVVLGGTFVMTLNIRVGIKNVSPLFIKAAKTMGVNGWDLYTRVIFPAAIPYVVTGSRLAWAFAWRALMAGELLSTGPGLGYTLRYASDFGDMALVIGVMIIIGVIGTIVDQLIFQRIEKSVLNRWGLES
- a CDS encoding aliphatic sulfonate ABC transporter substrate-binding protein translates to MKKASIFLAFLMTLTLLLAGCGTGGGASKTAGKKEKIVIGYFPNINHVPAMVAKDKGYFEQQLGDGTTIEYKTFAEGGSFMTALKTGEIDAGLVGPGPAMNNYSTGADVKIIAGASTGGTVVLARKGVKIDSVDDFAGKTFITPGVGCTHDVQYETYLEAEGITSQRIGGTMKHLTGQPAQYAAMLKSGKVDIAVAPEPWAAVIEKETGAEVVIGWDEVSFGETLPASVMVTSGKMIKEKPETVQKIINAHKDAVKFINENPAEAQEITIKDIKETTGQELEKDVVELAWERIGFTHEVDAQAIQDFSDSSYALKFLKDKPDFKTLIDDSFLKN